In one Oleidesulfovibrio alaskensis DSM 16109 genomic region, the following are encoded:
- a CDS encoding pyridoxamine 5'-phosphate oxidase family protein: protein MHRHNRETTSPETIEAILSRATWCTVSMVTPQGTPYAVPLNYGHQGTTLYAHCALRGTKLDILRHNPRVWVTVVSNAVFYDGGPDAGACKAGTFFSSLMASGTAQIITAEDERLHAMQCLLQQFGIADRPLGDAMRVTTLIRIDLGDITTKERPAP from the coding sequence ATGCACAGGCACAACCGTGAAACAACAAGCCCCGAAACCATCGAAGCCATCCTTTCGCGCGCCACATGGTGCACAGTATCCATGGTGACGCCGCAGGGCACGCCGTATGCCGTCCCGCTCAATTACGGCCATCAGGGCACCACGCTGTATGCGCACTGCGCACTGCGGGGAACCAAACTTGACATTCTGCGGCATAACCCGCGTGTATGGGTGACGGTGGTGAGCAACGCCGTTTTTTACGACGGCGGGCCGGATGCCGGTGCCTGCAAGGCCGGAACGTTTTTTTCCAGCCTTATGGCCTCCGGTACGGCGCAGATAATCACGGCAGAAGATGAACGGCTGCACGCCATGCAATGCCTGCTGCAACAGTTCGGCATAGCTGACCGCCCTCTGGGCGATGCCATGCGTGTAACCACGCTGATACGCATAGACCTAGGCGACATAACGACCAAGGAACGCCCCGCGCCCTGA
- a CDS encoding pyridoxal phosphate-dependent aminotransferase, producing the protein MSLISAEIAGYLEKSSWIRKMFEAGIALKKQYGEQAVCDFSLGNPDLPAPPAVGDALRTMAENAGKPFAFGYMPNGGFQWAREALAGQVSAEQGMPVDAGDLLLSCGAAGALNAFFRAVLEPGDEVLAVAPYFVEYGFYVSNHQGVFKTAMSRPETFELDIEAVEARITPKTRALIINSPNNPTGVVYSREELEALAALLERKSRENGRPVYLIADEPYRFLSFDGVKVPSVLPLYPFSVVVNSFSKNLSLAGERLGYICLSPLMENRAELMAALTLTNRILGFVNPPVIGQHVMAHALGSQVDVGVYAQRRDAMAEVLSGAGYQFSMPKGAFYFFPKAPGGDDVEFCRVLMEEKVLAVPGSGFGGPGYFRLTFCVDEEVIRRSAGGFARAMAHFA; encoded by the coding sequence ATGTCGCTTATTTCCGCAGAAATTGCAGGATATCTGGAAAAATCATCGTGGATCCGCAAGATGTTCGAGGCTGGAATCGCTCTTAAAAAACAATACGGCGAGCAGGCTGTGTGTGATTTCAGTCTGGGCAACCCCGACCTGCCCGCGCCGCCTGCGGTGGGCGATGCTTTGCGTACCATGGCTGAAAATGCCGGAAAGCCTTTTGCTTTCGGCTATATGCCCAACGGCGGTTTTCAGTGGGCCCGTGAAGCTCTTGCCGGGCAGGTATCCGCAGAACAGGGTATGCCCGTTGACGCAGGCGATCTGCTGCTTTCCTGCGGAGCCGCGGGGGCGCTCAATGCGTTTTTCCGCGCTGTGCTGGAACCGGGCGACGAAGTGCTGGCGGTGGCTCCTTATTTTGTGGAGTACGGTTTTTATGTGTCCAACCATCAGGGTGTGTTTAAAACGGCCATGAGCCGTCCGGAAACCTTTGAGCTGGACATTGAGGCCGTGGAAGCCCGCATAACTCCGAAAACACGGGCGCTGATCATCAATTCGCCCAACAATCCCACCGGGGTTGTCTACAGCCGTGAAGAACTGGAAGCCCTTGCGGCACTTCTTGAGCGCAAGAGCCGCGAAAACGGCCGTCCCGTCTATCTCATCGCGGACGAACCTTACCGTTTTCTGTCGTTTGACGGTGTAAAGGTGCCCAGCGTACTGCCGCTGTATCCTTTCAGTGTGGTAGTGAACAGTTTTTCCAAAAACCTGTCTCTGGCCGGCGAGCGTTTGGGGTACATCTGCCTTTCGCCTCTCATGGAGAACCGCGCGGAGCTGATGGCCGCGCTGACGCTGACAAACCGCATTCTCGGTTTTGTGAATCCGCCGGTTATCGGCCAGCACGTCATGGCGCATGCGCTGGGGTCGCAGGTTGACGTGGGCGTGTACGCGCAGCGCCGCGATGCCATGGCCGAGGTGCTTTCAGGCGCCGGATACCAGTTCTCCATGCCCAAGGGCGCGTTTTACTTTTTCCCCAAGGCGCCGGGTGGCGACGATGTGGAGTTCTGCCGTGTGCTGATGGAGGAAAAGGTGCTCGCGGTACCCGGATCAGGGTTCGGCGGCCCCGGTTATTTCAGGCTGACATTCTGCGTGGATGAAGAAGTCATCCGCCGCAGTGCCGGCGGGTTTGCGCGGGCCATGGCTCATTTCGCGTAG